The sequence AGTGCGGCAGCTTGCCCCAGCCCATACCACTTTGAATAAGCATTTTCTTGGTATAAAAATCATTAACATACCAACGTCGTTGCCCCGCCTGTACCCCAAATTCAATATTGACTGTTCCCGTCCCTGTATCTTGGATCACGATTTGGTATTCGTTCACTAACTCCCGTACATGGCTTAGGTTGGGATAACGGCTGAGTAAGCGCGGTGCGGCAACATCGAGAAGGCTACCTGAAAATAAATAGGCTAATTCTAAATGGCTCGAACGTATGGGTTCAATTCCGCCCGCAGAGATGATGATTTCAGCTTTATCTTGATTTAGCGCTTCGAGTGCACCAGTTAAAAACTCTTGTTTGAGAATAATTTGGGTATAAGGAAACTCATTTTGAGTCAGCTCTAAAATCGGCAAAATTCGAGCGAGATTAAAGGAGGCTTCAAAAGCTAAGGTGATGCTTGCTTCGTTACCTTTGGCTAAATGCTTCGCTACTTGCTTCATTTCTTGCGCTTCATTCAGTACCCGCAGGGTATGTTGCAGCAGTTTTCGACCTTGTTCTGTGATGGCGAGTCGATAACCTTCGCGATTAAACAGGATAAGATCGAGTTGGGATTCTAACTGTTTGATACTTTGGCTAATGGCGGGTTGGGTTTTATGTAGCTTGTCACTGGCAGCTTTGAGTGAGCCTGCCTCAGCTACGGTTTTAAACATCAGCAGTTGGTCTAAGGTCACAAGTATTACTCGCAAGTTATAAACTATTAGTTTATGAGATATTAGATTTTATTCCATATTTATTTATCTTTTATCGGCTCATAATCGATTCCATTCTTGCTCGTTGTTGTGCATTTATGTCCCAGACTGACGGCAAATATCAGGTTTAATGGGGTGTGTGCGATGCGATTATTCAACTCGATGAAATTGTGGAGCGTTTAGTGCGATTTCAGCGGCAGTTGGTGCTGAATCGCTTCGCATTTTAAGCGTGCATTGAAGTGTTATGTAGAACAGTGAGTTAAGCGAAAAATGCTGAGTTTAAAGCCAGTAGTACAGATATAAGTTAATCAACACGAGAGGGTTATGATGCAAGTTAACGCGAGTCGTATGCCTGTGCTATTTGTGCCCCACGGTGGTGGCCCTATGCCTTTGCTCAATGATGTTAATCATAGGGAGTTGCGTACATTTTTAACTTCAGTAACAGCGCCAATGCCCACTCCGAAGGCGATTGTGTTGATCACTGCCCATTGGGAAGAATCTGTGGTGACTTTGTCGAGTAGCCCAAAGCCAAGTATTTTGTATGACTACTATGGATTTCCACCTGAGGCTTATCAGCTGACATATCCTGCACCCGGTGAGCCAGAATTAGCCGAACAGATTGCGAATATGCTAGCAGATAAGGGCATCGCCGCCCGCTTAGATAGCGAACGCGCATTTGATCACGGTACCTTTGTACCACTTAAGTTGATGTATCCTGAAGCGAATATTCCCGTGGTGCAGATGTCGTTAGTCCACAGCCTCGATCCTAAAATCC is a genomic window of Shewanella putrefaciens containing:
- a CDS encoding LysR family transcriptional regulator; translated protein: MTLDQLLMFKTVAEAGSLKAASDKLHKTQPAISQSIKQLESQLDLILFNREGYRLAITEQGRKLLQHTLRVLNEAQEMKQVAKHLAKGNEASITLAFEASFNLARILPILELTQNEFPYTQIILKQEFLTGALEALNQDKAEIIISAGGIEPIRSSHLELAYLFSGSLLDVAAPRLLSRYPNLSHVRELVNEYQIVIQDTGTGTVNIEFGVQAGQRRWYVNDFYTKKMLIQSGMGWGKLPHYMIEDSLKQGALIALDLRERQNNIQLDYYVMRKPHSPLGPVAQALWDNLAQLATKLM
- a CDS encoding DODA-type extradiol aromatic ring-opening family dioxygenase, with product MMQVNASRMPVLFVPHGGGPMPLLNDVNHRELRTFLTSVTAPMPTPKAIVLITAHWEESVVTLSSSPKPSILYDYYGFPPEAYQLTYPAPGEPELAEQIANMLADKGIAARLDSERAFDHGTFVPLKLMYPEANIPVVQMSLVHSLDPKIHIAIGEALAPLRDQGVLIVGSGMSFHNMRAFFSSDPTVQSRSAEFDYWLTQTLTASVSSAEVKIALTHWQSAPEARFSHPREEHLLPLHVCFGAGHHGSSHAERNFNGILLNTLISGYIWQ